A DNA window from Actinokineospora baliensis contains the following coding sequences:
- a CDS encoding PPE domain-containing protein, with the protein MAMHRWRGYDHPTLHTMINGGPGPAASTPQTEYWESLQSELAEIDADLNAKLGTLQASWEGGAADQAHAGLTPLQAWATDAQTGASGMRASTEYQADIVAKARAEMPEPVEVTTPAPSGWSKLAAGAALLTGNPGPAAAVVNQSQDHEAQEAAQDAASQKAVDTMDNYQSSSNFNTNTLGEFVPPPDVVVSTPEPSGGTGYEAGHFVSNFSGTNGGSGTSTAGYHPSNVGHIGGGNYVPSNGGGNVGSYHGPGAFPTPTTPTGYVRPNGSTTPSGWAPVTGGDGLKLNNNQFTGNPNTGGGGPFTQNGGTGNFNGTLNLTGGVNGAEGTRSGGGLNGKGGLGSGIGSPGATGESARQGGQLGRGGMAGAGGFGGENVMGTRSTAAGAVGKGGLGAPGGANRANGEDDEEEFETASYLVETDDVFGDERAVSQAVLGADE; encoded by the coding sequence ATGGCAATGCACCGGTGGCGCGGGTACGACCACCCCACCCTGCACACGATGATCAACGGCGGGCCCGGCCCGGCGGCGTCGACCCCGCAGACCGAGTACTGGGAGTCGCTGCAGTCGGAGCTGGCCGAGATCGACGCCGACCTCAACGCCAAGCTGGGCACCCTGCAGGCCAGCTGGGAGGGCGGCGCGGCCGACCAGGCGCACGCCGGGCTGACCCCGCTGCAGGCGTGGGCCACCGACGCGCAGACCGGCGCCTCCGGCATGCGCGCCTCCACCGAGTACCAGGCCGACATCGTCGCCAAGGCGCGCGCGGAGATGCCCGAGCCGGTCGAGGTGACCACCCCGGCGCCGTCCGGGTGGTCGAAGCTCGCCGCTGGCGCGGCGCTGCTGACCGGCAACCCCGGCCCCGCCGCCGCGGTCGTCAACCAGTCGCAGGACCACGAAGCCCAGGAAGCGGCCCAGGACGCCGCGTCCCAGAAGGCCGTGGACACCATGGACAACTACCAGTCCAGCAGCAACTTCAACACCAACACCCTCGGCGAGTTCGTGCCGCCGCCGGACGTGGTCGTCTCCACCCCGGAGCCCTCCGGTGGCACCGGGTACGAGGCGGGCCACTTCGTGTCGAACTTCTCCGGCACCAACGGCGGTTCCGGCACCAGCACCGCCGGCTACCACCCGAGCAACGTGGGCCACATCGGCGGCGGCAACTACGTGCCGTCCAACGGCGGCGGCAACGTCGGTTCGTACCACGGTCCCGGCGCCTTCCCCACGCCCACCACGCCGACCGGGTACGTGCGGCCGAATGGTTCAACCACCCCGTCCGGCTGGGCGCCGGTGACCGGTGGCGACGGCCTGAAGCTGAACAACAACCAGTTCACCGGCAACCCGAACACCGGTGGTGGCGGCCCGTTCACCCAGAACGGCGGCACCGGCAACTTCAACGGCACCCTGAACCTCACCGGCGGCGTCAACGGCGCCGAGGGCACGAGGTCCGGTGGCGGCCTCAACGGCAAGGGCGGCCTCGGCTCCGGCATCGGCAGCCCCGGCGCGACCGGTGAGAGCGCGCGGCAGGGCGGTCAGCTCGGTCGCGGCGGTATGGCCGGTGCCGGTGGGTTCGGCGGCGAGAACGTGATGGGCACCCGCTCAACCGCCGCGGGCGCGGTCGGCAAGGGCGGCCTCGGAGCCCCCGGCGGCGCGAACCGCGCCAACGGCGAGGACGACGAGGAGGAGTTCGAGACCGCGAGCTACCTCGTGGAGAC
- a CDS encoding type VII secretion system-associated protein, producing the protein MDQPEITLEMRASARSNPNSWLYVIDPEFGRHEEVPPWGVVGAYPVDDRGEIGERFRANRDYRPSPTALRMPVPSNRLEKVLQLIHARYRPQADLLPELRDATLLIFARSSRDRAVTGFPNHDGTVMVPACTSPAHVPPAWPGWRAVRGHEVAALLHGHPLVVNPQGPITAVVPAAHLGATRSAPARARRERHAIHQG; encoded by the coding sequence ATGGACCAGCCGGAGATCACCCTTGAGATGCGGGCCAGCGCCCGGTCCAACCCCAACAGCTGGCTTTATGTGATCGACCCCGAGTTCGGCAGGCACGAGGAGGTGCCGCCGTGGGGGGTGGTCGGCGCCTACCCGGTGGACGACCGGGGCGAGATCGGCGAGCGGTTCCGCGCCAACCGCGACTACCGCCCGTCACCCACGGCGCTGCGGATGCCGGTTCCGTCGAACCGGTTGGAGAAGGTGCTGCAGCTGATCCACGCCAGATACCGCCCCCAGGCGGATTTGCTGCCGGAGCTGCGCGACGCGACATTGTTGATCTTCGCTAGGTCGTCGCGGGACCGCGCGGTGACCGGGTTCCCCAACCACGACGGAACGGTGATGGTGCCCGCGTGCACCTCTCCCGCGCACGTGCCGCCCGCGTGGCCGGGGTGGCGGGCGGTGCGCGGGCACGAGGTGGCCGCGCTGCTGCACGGCCACCCGCTGGTGGTCAACCCGCAGGGCCCGATCACCGCTGTCGTGCCCGCCGCGCACCTGGGCGCTACTCGGTCCGCTCCCGCGCGAGCGCGGCGAGAAAGGCACGCGATTCACCAGGGCTGA